The Eretmochelys imbricata isolate rEreImb1 chromosome 4, rEreImb1.hap1, whole genome shotgun sequence sequence TTAATAAGTAATGACAGAGGTATAATTAACAATGAGTTTTAAAAAAGGTGAGATGTTGAACTctgttttaaaatctgtcttcaacaagaaaaataaagaaaataagctTGGATAAATAGGAAGTAAAAGCAGCTATCAGGAAACAGCTGGTAAAGGAATACACAGATATAAGTAATCTTGCCAATATGATATGCATATTAAGATATTAAGGGAATTAGCTGTTGAATTTTccaattattttgaaaaaagtcaTAGAAAGCTGGGAAAACACTGGAAGACTAAAGAAAAGCAAATGTAGCActaatcataaaaagaaagaataatGAAGCTGGTAGTTACTGGGTGTAATTCTAATTTCTATCTAAAGGTGCTCTAATTACAGTATCTAATTCTATCTATCTAGTAAAAatgttgtggattttttttttactgtttttaaacaCGTCCAAATTTTGAAATTATGATGAAGtcaaaaaacctgaaaaatgttggtgaaagttttcatcaaaaaattatTTGGTtcaaaaatggatttaaaaaattgtaaaaaaccTTAAAATTTGGAAAACTTCCAGCAACTCTACTTCTGTCGCTAGTAAAATAACAGAACAAATATTAAGATCAAATAATCACTGCCAAGGAAAGGGAACCATGAGCAACAGGTAGAGTGGGTTTATAAATAATGAATTTTGCAAACAAGctcaatgattttattttttataaaataaacaaaatggatAAATAAGACATAGTAGATGCAATATTTATGGATTATAGTGAAGTATTTGAGACAGTACCTCATTAACACTGCTCataaaattaattcagattaGTGTGGAAGAGAACAATGTTATACAGAATGAaagtttataatggaaaaatgAATAATGTACCAACTTAGTGTCTAATAGTGTACTCTAAGGGATTGATGTTGGGTgtggtaatatttaaaatattcattaatgatctagaagaTGGAGTAAAAGGTATGCTAATTAAATATGCATATGATACTTAAACTAAGAGATGTTCCAAATACTAGCAAGGACAGAAAAATATAGCAACTAGAAATATGAACAGATAACAAAATTATCTGTGGGGAAATAATCCAAACCACAGATATCCAATGGAAGGGAACAAAACGGGAAAGCAGTAATGCTAAGAGAGAGCTAGGAATCCTATTGGACGGCAAATTAGAAAGGAGCTAACTCTGCAATATGGAGGCAATCAAGTCCAGCGCTATTTTGTCCCATGTATTTTGAACAATCCATTATGGATCAGAGTAAAAGCTGTTCATTTGACTGCACGTGGGATATAGTGATTATTTCTGGGTATCCCACATGTATAGGATAGTTAGTGACTAAACGTTTGAACTAaattccattgcagtcaatggaaagatcccccttcatttcaatgggattttaTATCAACCCCTAATTGAGAAGAATACATGCTTtcaaagaggtttcagagtggcagccatgttagtctgtattcgcaaaaagaaaaggagtacttgtggcaccttagagactaaccaatttatttgagcataagctttcatgagctacagcatccgatgaagtgagctgtagctcacgaaagcttatgctcaaataaattggttagtctctaaggtgccacaagtactccttttcttttaaagagaaGATCAAGTATGCAGATACCTTGAAACAATAGCCGAGAGGTGTAAAGTGCTTCCAAtcatctgagggtatgtctacactacgaaatcaggtcgaatttatagaagttggttttttagaaattggttttatatattcgagtgtgtgtgtccccacagaaaatgctctaagtgcattaggtgcattaactcggcggagtgcttccacagtaccgaggctagcgtcgacttctggagtgttgcactgtgggtggctatcccacagttcccgcagtctccgctgcccattggaattctgggttgagatcccaatgcctgatggggctaaaacattgtcgcgggtggttctgggtacatatcgtcaggcccccgttccctccctccctccgtgaaagcaagggcagacaatcgtttcgtgccttttttcctgagttacctgtgcagacgccataccacagcaagcatggagcccgctcaggtaaccgtcaccctatgtctcctgggtgctggcagacgtggtactgcattactacacagtagcagcaacccattgccttgtggcagcagacggtacagtacgactggtagccgtcctcgtcatgtccgaggtgctcctggccacgttggctaagagcgcctgggcagacatgggtgcagggactaaatttggagtgactcgaccaggtcattctttttagtcctgcagtcagtcctattgaaccgtcttatggtgagcaggcaggcaatacggattgctagcagtcctattgcatcatcttctgccgggcagccacaagatgtggatggcatgcagtccttctgcaccgtctgctgccagccaaagatgtaaaagatagatggagtggatcaaaacaagaaatagaccagatttgttttgtactcatttgctttcccccccctcccccgtctaggggactcattcctctaggtcacactgcagtcactcacagagaaggtgcagcaaggtaaatctagccatgtatcaatcagaggccagactaacctcattgttccaataagaacaataacttaggtgcaccatttcttactggaaccctccgtgaagtcctgcctgaaatactccttgatgtaaagccaccccctttgttgattttagctccctgaagccaaccctgtaagccatgtcgtcagtcgcccctccctccatcagagcaacggcagacaatcgttccgcgccttttttctgtgcggacgctataccaaggcaagcatggaggccgctcagctcactttggcaattaggagcacattaaacaccacacgcattatccagcagtatatgcagcaccagaacctggcaaagcgataccgggcgaggaggcgacgtcagcgcggacacgtgagtgatcaggacacggacacagatttctctgaaagcatgggccctgccaatgcgtgcatcatggtgctaatggggcaggttcatgctgtggaatgccgattctgggctcgggaaacaagcacagactggtgggaccgcatagtgttgtaggtctgggacgattcccactggctgcgaaactttcgcatgcgtacgggcactttcatggaactttgtgacttgctttcccctgccctgaagcgcatgaataccaagatgagagcagccctcacagttgagaagcgagtgacgatagccctgtggaagcttgcaacggcagacagctactggtcagttgggaatcaatttggagtgggcaaatcaactgttggagctgctgtgatgcaagcagcccatgcaatcaaagatctgctgatatcaagggtagtgaccctgggatatgtgcaggtcatagtggatggctttgctgcaatgggattccctaactgtggtggggccatagacggaacccatatccctatcttggcaccggaacaccaagctgccgagtacataaactgcaaggggtacttttcaatagtgctgcaaactctggtggatcacaagggacgtttcaccaacatcaacgtgggatggccgggaaaggtacatgacgctcgcatcgtcaggaactctggtctgtttcaaaagctgcaggaagggactttattcccagaccagaaaataactgctggggacattgaaatgcctatatgtatccttggggacccagcctaccccttaatgccatggctcatgaagccgtacacaggcagcctggacagtagtcagagagctgttcaactacaggctgagcaagtgcagaatggtggtagaatgtgcatttggacatttaaaggcgcgctggcgcagttcactgactcgcttagacctcagtgaaactaatattcccactgttattactgcttgctgtgtgctccacaatatctgtgagaataagggagagatgtttatggcagggtgggaggttgaggcaaatcgcctggctgctggttacgcgcagccagacaccagggtggttagaagagcacaggagggcgcggtatgcatcagagaagctttgaaaaccagtttcatgactggccaggctacagtgtgaaagttctctttgtttctccttgatgaaaccccccgccccttggttcactctacttccctgcaagctaaccaccctcccctcctccctttaatcattgcttgcagaggcaataaagtcattgttgcttcacattcatgcattctttattcattcatcacacaaatagggggatgactaccaaggtagcccaggagcggtggtggaggagggaaggaaaatgccacacagcacttaaagttgtaaacttttaaaaatttattgaatgccagccttcttgtttttgggcaatcctctgtggcggagtggctggttggccggtggcccccatgccacgttcttgggcgtctgggtgcggaggctatggaacttgaggaggagggcggttggttacacaggtgctgtagtggcagtctgtgctccagctgcctttgctgcagctcaaccatacactggagcatactggtttggtcctccagcagcctcagcattgaatcctgcctcctctcatcacgctgccgccacatttgagcttcagccctgtcttcagcccgccacttactctcttcagcccgccacctctcctcccggtcattttttGCTTTCCtacactctgacattatttgcctccacgcattcgtctgtgctctgtcagtgtgggaggacagcatgggctcagagaacatttcatcacgagtgcattttttttctttctaatcttcactagcgtctgggaaggagaagatcctgtgatcattgaaacacatgcagctggtggagaaaataaaaggaacagcggtatttaaaaagacacattttataaaacagtggctacactctttcagggtgaaccttgctgttaacgttacatatatagtacatgtgctttcgttacaaggtcacattttgcctccccctaccgcgtggctaccccctcaaccctccctcctccccatggctaacagcggggaacatttctgttcagccacaggtaaacagcctagcaggaacgggctcctctgagtgtcccctcaagaaaagcaccctatttcaaccaggtgaccatgaatgatatctcactctcctgaggataacacagagataaagaatggatgttgtttgaacgccagcaaacatacactacaatgctttgttgtacaatgattcccgagtaagtgttactggcctggagtggtaaaatgtcctaccatggaggacgcaataaggctgccctccccagaaaccttttgcaaaggctttgggagtacatccaggagagccgcgaatgccagggcaaagtaatcctttcacacgcttgcttttaaaccatgtatagtatttaaaaaggtacactcaccggaggtcccttctccgcctgccgggtccaggaagtagccttgggtgggttcggggggtactggctccaggtccagggtgagaaacagttcctggctgtcgggaaaaccagtttctccgcttgcttgctgtgagctatcttcttcgtccccaaaacctgcttccgtgttgcctccatctccactgaaggagagaaacaacacggttggggtagtggtggctgaaccccctaaaatggcatgcagctcatcatagaagcagcatatttggggctctgacccggcgtggccattcgcctctctggttttctggtaggcttgcctcagctccttaagtttcatgcggcactgcttcgggtccctgttatggcctctgtccttcatgccctgggagattttgacaaaggttttggcatttcgaaaactggaacggagttctgatagcacggattgctctccccaaacagcgatcagatcccgtacctcccgttcagtccatgctggagctcttttgcgattctgggactccatcatggtcacctctgctgatgagctctgcatggtcacctgcagcttgccaaacaggaaatgagattaaaaagttcacagttcttttcctgtctacctggccagtgcatctgagtcgagagtactgtccagagcggtcacaatggagcactctgggatagctcccggaggccaataccgtcgaattgtgtccacagtaccccaaattcgacccggcaaggctgatttaagcgctaatccacttgtcaggggtggagtaaggaaatcgattttaagagccctttaagtcaaaataaagggcttcatcgtgtggacgggtgcaggtttacatcgatttaacgctactaaattcgacctaaagtcctagtgtagaccagggctgagttaTTACCTGTAAAACCCACTAAAACTTTCTCAATGAAGGCCTTTGTGGCTATACGCAGAGGAGAGTTGTGATCCCGTTTGAACACAGACAGGGTTTGCCCAGGCTTGAATTTACAAGTGTGTTAGTTAACTCAAATTAACTGACAATCAATGATTTAAGGCTGGATCACCAGCTCTGGTCTAGACAGACTGCGGGGGGAGCCGCAGGGACGCGTGCCTTCGCTGCCACTCCATCGTGAGTGACTCTTTTACTGTGGTATGAATAAGTAACAAAGCCCTCTCCAAGCCAAACAGAGTCCTTTGCCCGGATGGTGGGGGCAGAGTCCACCCTCTGGACCCCACCTGCCTAAACAtacagggggcaggagagggaatgTGGCCAAATCTTGCCATTTTAACACTACAGTATTTAGTACATTTTTAGTCACAAGTACTAACCACGCATGCGCTGCTCCCCGCTGATCGACACTCCCGTCAGGCGCTCTCCGGTTGAGGCGGGACACGACCTTTTAATTGGTTTGGCGCGTCATACGTCACTCCCCTGCTCTTCCAATCGGCGTCAGGGTGCTTTCAACTCCCCTCCTCGCCCTGGTTGCGAAGACCGTGTCTTCCTCACCTGCGGTGCGCGCCGGAGGTCGCTGTGGTTGTTGACGATCCGGGCTATTGAGACGCGCTCCACTCGCCGCTCCCCTTGCGCCGCCGGCTCTCGGGCGCGCGCCGCCAAACCACCTAAGAAGTCACGCGCCAGCCGGGGAGCATTGGAAGAAAGTTACCAGCGAAGGGCGGggcggagccgga is a genomic window containing:
- the LOC144263527 gene encoding uncharacterized protein LOC144263527 — encoded protein: MQSSSAEVTMMESQNRKRAPAWTEREVRDLIAVWGEQSVLSELRSSFRNAKTFVKISQGMKDRGHNRDPKQCRMKLKELRQAYQKTREANGHAGSEPQICCFYDELHAILGGSATTTPTVLFLSFSGDGGNTEAGFGDEEDSSQQASGETGFPDSQELFLTLDLEPVPPEPTQGYFLDPAGGEGTSAACVSMITGSSPSQTLVKIRKKKNALVMKCSLSPCCPPTLTEHRRMRGGK